The following are from one region of the Magallana gigas chromosome 4, xbMagGiga1.1, whole genome shotgun sequence genome:
- the LOC105319149 gene encoding uncharacterized protein: protein MSNTKPNVEANKLTADDVLLTSGSLKQERLAYAYSVLLARILCKLPAFQSYKKLIPEHLPHEYSKKMEAKSLVYPLPIQFRNEAKHEDCLCIMDTYEDQLIKMFTEAFGNTDVLRKFGVPVGGDQLTRVRLQEAKNIRCLSVTPERRLDDLHPIVCEMWHNKQDFLEKCFKALYKTSNTPPTLAYFKTLLQRSNVNGKVKGRFQPHFDLLMTVGEGMITEQFMEFFNMEDMDSKPQHRDFDDLSHQPKDQQKSFLLDIIQKFMKYFGYGLLETPHLIPRRNEYQERVEKRSTILVNGQQFIIQTSEEKTCYKEEDEVYNYCMLLCHWYLHVIEMHDTAKEGDIHRAVLNCKYAIPFFYSHSKLSKYLVENVNYVLQTEHLLSPLQSLRVLEGSFVNTIGGKGKCVESDLVQEHSVCNQKSLIRSLGANKTEKSISRATASADAIAEICSQMDNCLQIKPKSGRHSKTVSVNDQIIVSRELRKIRPFQYIPGRKCQGFSSLHPIPVATENVPNMKDWINHLIRRLTRGQVVPVEEEEDEEEQDDWEED, encoded by the exons ATGTCGAACACAAAGCCAAATGTTGAAGCAAACAAGCTCACAGCTGATGATGTGCTGTTGACATCAGGAAGTCTGAAACAAGAGAGACTTGCATATGCATATAGCGTTTTACTGGCAAGAATCCTGTGTAAGCTGCCTGCTTTCCAGAGCTACAAGAAACTTATTCCTGAGCATTTGCCCCATGAGTATTCTAAGAAGATGGAAGCCAAGTCTTTGGTGTACCCACTTCCTATCCAGTTTAGGAATGAAGCCAAACACGAGGACTGCCTGTGTATAATGGACACATATGAAGACCAGCTGATCAAAATGTTCACAGAAGCTTTTG GTAACACAGATGTCTTGAGGAAGTTTGGTGTACCAGTTGGTGGCGACCAGCTGACCAGAGTCAGACTACAGGAAGCAAAGAACATCAGATGTCTCTCTGTTACTCCTGAGAGGAGACTGGATGACCTACATCCTATTGTTTGTGAAATGTGGCACAATAAGCAAGACTTTCTTGAG AAATGCTTTAAAGCACTATACAAGACAAGCAATACTCCTCCAACTCTGGCATACTTCAAGACTCTGCTGCAACGCTCCAATGTGAATGGCAAAGTTAAAGGAAGGTTTCAGCCTCATTTTGACCTTTTGATGACAGTTGGTGAGGGAATGATCACAGAGCAGTTCATGGAATTCTTCAACATGGAGGACATGGACAGTAAGCCTCAGCATCGAGACTTTGACGATTTGAGTCATCAACCAAAAGATCAACAGAAATCTTTTCTTTTGGATATCATccaaaaatttatgaaatactTTGGTTATGGATTGTTGGAGACACCACATTTGATACCCAGAAGAAATGAATATCAAGAAAGAGTGGAGAAAAGAAGCACCATACTTGTGAATGGGCAACAGTTCATCATTCAGACATCCGAAGAGAAAACATGCTACAAAGAAGAGGATGAAGTATACAATTACTGCATGCTTCTATGTCACTGGTACCTGCATGTTATTGAAATGCATGACACTGCTAAAGAGGGAGATATCCACAGAGCAGTACTTAACTGCAAGTATGCCATCCCATTTTTTTATTCTCATTCTAAACTAAGTAAATACTTGGTGGAAAATGTCAATTATGTCCTCCAAACAGAACACTTATTATCTCCTCTGCAAAGTTTGCGAGTGCTAGAGGGATCATTTGTTAACACCATTGGTGGGAAGGGTAAATGTGTTGAGAGTGATTTAGTGCAGGAACATTCCGTGTGCAACCAAAAGAGCCTTATACGAAGTCTCGGCGCTAACAAGACTGAGAAATCCATTTCAAGAGCCACAGCATCAGCAGATGCTATTGCAGAGATTTGTTCCCAAATGGACAACTGCTTGCAAATTAAGCCCAAAAGTGGTCGTCATTCCAAGACGGTTTCCGTGAATGATCAAATTATCGTTAGCAGGGAACTTCGAAAAATTCGCCCATTTCAATACATACCTGGACGAAAGTGTCAAGGATTTTCATCTCTCCATCCAATTCCTGTTGCAACTGAAAATGTGCCAAACATGAAAGACTGGATAAATCACCTTATAAGGAGGCTTACTCGTGGACAGGTAGTTCCAGTGGAGGAAGAGGAGGATGAAGAGGAGCAAGATGATTGGGAAGAAGACTAA